In Devosia litorisediminis, one genomic interval encodes:
- a CDS encoding MarR family transcriptional regulator, whose translation MSKPSSRSTLYRLIQAGQLAHRALLLPLSERGLEPGDDAILFELGRSGRTETELAAELGLSEAGLTDRLARLTERGLITRQAVGPELAAGVALSERGVRIRNGLADHWAQLEEALMGELKTKQRKKLGDRLKRFVDLLTF comes from the coding sequence ATGTCCAAGCCCTCATCCCGTTCAACACTTTACCGGCTCATCCAGGCGGGCCAGCTCGCCCACCGCGCCTTGCTGCTGCCGCTCTCAGAGCGCGGCCTCGAGCCGGGCGACGACGCCATCCTGTTTGAACTGGGTCGGTCGGGGCGCACCGAAACCGAGCTGGCAGCCGAGCTGGGGCTGTCCGAGGCCGGTTTGACCGACCGTCTGGCGCGCCTGACTGAGCGGGGTCTGATCACCCGGCAGGCCGTTGGTCCAGAACTCGCTGCTGGCGTTGCGCTAAGCGAACGCGGCGTGCGCATCCGCAACGGACTGGCCGATCACTGGGCCCAGCTTGAAGAAGCCCTGATGGGCGAGCTCAAGACCAAGCAGCGCAAGAAGCTGGGCGACCGCCTCAAGCGCTTCGTCGATCTGCTAACGTTCTAG
- a CDS encoding SH3 domain-containing protein, with translation MALSNKLMAGGLAVLALVATTAAASAASAYATSNVNVRSGPSTHYRVVDTLRRGEQVDVQQCRSGWCFVEKRGADGWVSANYLSRSGYDGWNDRDWGHDRDRDRGRWDRTPRWDPRDEPRWTPRPAPTYPRSNSSVCVNGPNGYFCIGN, from the coding sequence ATGGCTCTGAGCAACAAACTCATGGCAGGCGGCCTCGCGGTCCTGGCACTCGTGGCAACCACTGCCGCAGCGTCCGCGGCATCGGCCTACGCAACCAGCAACGTCAATGTCCGCTCGGGACCATCTACGCACTACCGGGTCGTCGACACCTTGCGTCGGGGCGAGCAGGTCGATGTGCAGCAGTGCCGCAGTGGCTGGTGCTTTGTCGAAAAGCGCGGCGCAGATGGCTGGGTATCGGCCAATTACCTCTCGCGCAGTGGCTATGACGGCTGGAACGACCGTGATTGGGGCCATGACCGGGATCGCGACCGCGGTCGGTGGGACCGCACCCCACGCTGGGATCCTCGCGACGAGCCACGCTGGACACCGCGCCCCGCCCCGACCTATCCACGCAGCAATAGCAGCGTCTGCGTCAATGGTCCCAACGGCTACTTCTGCATCGGCAACTGA
- the hemH gene encoding ferrochelatase, which translates to MSDHLPPAHPPVKEQKIGVLLLNLGTPDATDYWSVRRYLKEFLSDPRVIETPKWLWWPLLNLVILSVRPQKSGHAYAQIWDKEENASPLLVITRKQTAALAERMAGHDNVVVDFAMRYGNPSTKSVLEKMQAEGCTKILLVPLYPQNSATTTATANDKAFDVLKTMRRQPAVRTMPAYFEDPKYIETLGNSIRDGVAALDFEPDLVITSYHGMPVTYLERGDVYHCQCYKTTRLVQEYLGWPKDKLMVTFQSRFGPTKWLEPYTDKTLEALPGKGVKKVAILAPAFSADCIETLEEISMEGRDTFLEAGGENFAYIPCLNDSAGGMDMIEDMVRRELAGWL; encoded by the coding sequence ATGTCCGATCACCTGCCGCCTGCCCATCCGCCCGTCAAAGAACAGAAAATCGGTGTCCTGCTGCTCAATCTGGGCACACCTGACGCTACCGATTACTGGAGCGTGCGACGTTATCTCAAGGAATTCCTCAGCGATCCGCGCGTCATCGAGACGCCGAAATGGCTGTGGTGGCCGCTGCTCAATCTGGTGATCCTGTCGGTACGACCGCAAAAGAGCGGCCATGCCTATGCACAGATCTGGGACAAGGAAGAAAACGCCAGCCCGCTATTGGTGATTACCAGAAAGCAGACGGCTGCGCTGGCCGAGCGGATGGCGGGCCACGATAATGTCGTGGTGGACTTTGCCATGCGCTATGGCAATCCATCGACCAAGAGCGTGCTGGAGAAGATGCAGGCTGAAGGCTGCACCAAGATCCTGCTGGTGCCGCTCTACCCGCAGAATTCGGCGACCACTACCGCGACGGCCAATGACAAGGCATTCGACGTGCTCAAGACCATGCGCCGCCAGCCAGCGGTGCGCACCATGCCAGCCTATTTCGAAGACCCCAAATATATTGAGACGCTAGGTAATTCGATCCGCGATGGCGTCGCGGCGCTGGATTTCGAGCCCGACCTCGTGATCACCAGTTATCACGGCATGCCGGTGACGTATCTCGAACGCGGCGATGTCTATCATTGCCAGTGCTACAAGACGACACGTCTGGTGCAGGAGTATCTGGGCTGGCCCAAGGACAAGCTGATGGTAACGTTCCAGTCGCGCTTTGGCCCCACCAAGTGGCTCGAACCTTATACCGACAAAACCCTCGAAGCGCTGCCGGGCAAGGGGGTAAAGAAGGTTGCCATTCTGGCCCCGGCGTTCTCGGCTGACTGCATCGAGACGCTGGAGGAAATTTCCATGGAAGGGCGCGATACCTTCCTCGAAGCCGGCGGCGAGAACTTCGCCTATATCCCGTGCCTGAATGACAGCGCGGGCGGCATGGACATGATCGAGGACATGGTGCGACGTGAACTGGCCGGCTGGCTCTAG
- a CDS encoding DUF1007 family protein, with protein sequence MNLKTFGRALAGAALGVVALSLPALAHPHILIDAKVAITFDDSGAVAGLHYDWTFDTAFSAWVIQGLDTNDDRETSPEELQELADENLAGLADFGFYTYAGDIADPMVFTPMGDQRMVYADGRTTLSYSLSADTPYPAGGRFELGVYDPEYYVAITVSDATDVTLVNAPAGCAVVVEPPKEMSDELVQRLSALGTEVTELPPDLAAATRGTQGLIVVDCTGAEIAAPATAVEATKAVAQAKPTTPFGGPPAEVGLNMPRTGFFGWLSTQQRHFYGAITTSLDALRTDWTAFWVLGGLSFVYGILHAAGPGHGKVVISSYVLANETQLRRGVALSVLSAMMQSLVAVVFVLIAAGLLGMTSLAMSDAANWIGIASYAMVALLGVWLIARKLFGWGHNHGHHHAASSADMARKARAHLHDHDHCHTNGHGHGNHSHDHDHEGHVHVVTPAATSGSWREQLGVVLAVGLRPCSGALVVLVFALSQGVLAAGIAAVFLMGAGTAITVAVLATLAVTAKGLAQRIGGADNPLTASIMWWFELFGAVAVLAFGVVLLLASL encoded by the coding sequence GTGAACCTCAAGACTTTCGGTCGCGCGCTTGCTGGCGCTGCTCTGGGCGTTGTAGCCCTGTCCCTGCCGGCGCTGGCACATCCACACATTTTGATCGACGCCAAGGTGGCGATCACGTTTGACGATAGCGGTGCGGTGGCGGGGCTTCACTATGACTGGACCTTTGATACGGCATTTTCGGCCTGGGTCATCCAGGGGCTCGATACCAATGACGATCGGGAAACCAGCCCCGAGGAACTGCAGGAACTGGCCGACGAGAATCTGGCGGGGCTGGCCGATTTTGGCTTCTACACCTATGCCGGTGATATTGCTGACCCGATGGTGTTCACGCCGATGGGCGACCAGCGCATGGTCTATGCGGATGGGCGCACCACGCTGAGCTATTCACTGAGCGCCGACACGCCCTATCCGGCAGGCGGGCGATTTGAGCTGGGCGTTTACGATCCGGAATATTATGTGGCCATTACCGTCTCTGATGCCACTGACGTGACGCTGGTCAATGCACCCGCTGGCTGTGCCGTCGTGGTTGAGCCGCCAAAGGAAATGTCAGATGAACTGGTGCAGCGGCTGAGTGCGCTGGGCACTGAAGTTACTGAATTGCCACCCGACCTTGCCGCAGCGACCCGCGGCACACAGGGGTTGATCGTGGTGGACTGCACCGGGGCCGAGATTGCAGCACCGGCCACGGCTGTGGAAGCCACCAAGGCCGTCGCCCAGGCCAAGCCGACGACACCTTTCGGCGGCCCGCCAGCCGAGGTGGGACTGAACATGCCACGCACTGGCTTTTTTGGCTGGTTATCGACGCAGCAGCGCCATTTCTATGGGGCCATCACGACCTCGCTGGATGCGCTGCGCACAGACTGGACTGCATTCTGGGTGCTGGGTGGCCTCAGCTTTGTGTATGGCATTCTGCATGCTGCCGGACCGGGGCATGGCAAAGTGGTGATTTCATCCTATGTGCTGGCCAACGAGACGCAGTTGCGGCGTGGCGTAGCGCTCAGCGTGCTCTCGGCGATGATGCAGTCGCTGGTCGCGGTCGTGTTTGTGCTGATCGCCGCTGGGTTGCTGGGCATGACCAGCCTGGCAATGAGCGATGCGGCCAACTGGATCGGAATTGCCTCCTACGCCATGGTAGCTCTGCTGGGCGTGTGGCTGATTGCACGCAAGTTGTTTGGCTGGGGGCATAACCATGGCCACCATCATGCGGCCTCCAGTGCGGACATGGCGCGCAAGGCGCGGGCGCATCTGCATGACCACGACCACTGCCATACGAATGGGCACGGGCATGGCAATCACAGCCACGATCACGATCATGAGGGGCATGTACATGTGGTGACACCAGCCGCGACCAGTGGCAGTTGGCGCGAGCAATTGGGCGTGGTGCTGGCTGTCGGCTTGCGCCCCTGTTCCGGAGCGTTGGTAGTTCTTGTGTTTGCGCTGTCGCAGGGCGTGCTGGCCGCCGGTATTGCGGCGGTGTTCCTGATGGGAGCGGGGACGGCGATTACGGTCGCCGTGCTGGCCACGCTGGCGGTAACGGCCAAGGGGTTGGCGCAGCGGATCGGCGGTGCGGATAATCCGCTGACGGCGTCAATCATGTGGTGGTTTGAACTGTTCGGTGCTGTGGCAGTGCTGGCGTTCGGCGTGGTTCTACTGCTGGCCAGTCTCTAG
- a CDS encoding DUF2177 family protein, producing the protein MTKYLILYGACALIFFPLDFVWLSTMGKGFYQREIGDILLPNPNLMIAGLFYLAYLVGVVALVAAPAEGDVLKALMLGALLGFVAYGTYDLTNLSTMKGFTPTVAAVDMVWGTFLTGVSAAGGVWISKMFA; encoded by the coding sequence ATGACCAAATACTTGATCCTGTACGGCGCCTGCGCGCTGATCTTCTTCCCGCTCGACTTCGTCTGGCTCTCCACCATGGGCAAGGGCTTCTATCAGCGCGAGATTGGCGACATCCTGCTGCCCAATCCCAATCTGATGATCGCAGGGCTATTCTACCTCGCCTATCTGGTCGGCGTTGTTGCCCTGGTCGCCGCACCCGCCGAAGGTGATGTGCTCAAGGCCCTCATGCTCGGTGCCCTGCTCGGCTTTGTTGCCTATGGCACCTACGACCTGACGAATTTGTCGACCATGAAGGGCTTCACCCCAACGGTTGCAGCGGTCGACATGGTCTGGGGCACTTTCCTCACAGGCGTCAGCGCCGCTGGTGGCGTCTGGATTTCCAAGATGTTCGCCTGA
- a CDS encoding LysR family transcriptional regulator, translating into MTQDLARIRAFVQVFDSGGFSAAARQHGRSKALLSKYVTDLEDYLGVRLMNRTTRKLSLTEAGEGYYREASALLQQLDDLDATITDQTAEPRGLLRVSAPRNFGEDSLAPAIFEYLRKFPKVTLDLRLEDRYVDLVDEGIDVALRISTLADSSLIARKISDMHVIVGGAPSLLEAHGTPKHPEDLRHMPCIIDVNLQGQSNWRFVDEGKTISVPVNGPLRVNSPLAARKAAVLGLGFVVLPSYLAEPAVASGELVPVLADFLPTGQTLQAVYPHRRHLAGKVRALIDHLVEWFQTHPIH; encoded by the coding sequence ATGACGCAGGACCTCGCACGCATCCGGGCTTTCGTTCAAGTCTTTGATTCAGGTGGTTTTTCTGCAGCGGCGCGGCAGCACGGCCGGTCAAAGGCGCTGCTCAGCAAATATGTGACGGACCTGGAGGACTATCTTGGGGTCCGACTGATGAACCGGACCACGCGCAAGCTCAGTTTGACCGAAGCGGGCGAGGGATATTACCGCGAAGCCAGTGCGCTGCTGCAGCAGCTTGATGATCTGGACGCCACCATTACTGACCAGACCGCCGAGCCGCGGGGCTTGTTGCGGGTCTCGGCCCCACGCAATTTTGGCGAAGATTCATTGGCACCAGCCATCTTTGAGTATCTGCGCAAGTTTCCCAAAGTGACGCTCGATCTGCGGCTGGAAGACCGCTATGTCGATCTGGTGGATGAGGGGATTGATGTCGCGTTGCGCATCTCCACACTTGCGGACTCCTCACTGATTGCCCGCAAGATTTCCGACATGCATGTGATTGTCGGCGGTGCGCCTAGTCTGCTTGAGGCTCATGGCACACCCAAGCACCCTGAAGACCTGCGGCATATGCCCTGCATTATCGATGTGAATTTGCAGGGTCAGTCGAACTGGCGCTTCGTGGATGAGGGCAAGACCATATCAGTGCCGGTGAATGGACCGCTGCGGGTCAATTCCCCATTGGCCGCGCGCAAGGCTGCCGTACTGGGCCTCGGATTTGTCGTATTGCCATCCTATCTGGCCGAACCAGCGGTAGCCTCGGGCGAACTGGTGCCGGTACTGGCGGATTTTCTGCCAACCGGACAGACGCTGCAGGCAGTTTATCCGCACAGGCGACATCTGGCGGGAAAGGTGCGGGCCCTGATTGACCATCTGGTCGAGTGGTTCCAGACCCACCCCATCCATTAG
- a CDS encoding DMT family transporter has translation MSLSAIDDRADNVGRAIALTLFTIAVFGIQDAISKHLVQTYSPFQVTMMRYWGFAAFALYIVSRQAGLRQALSSKVPLWQLLRGSLLIIEICIFALALQTVPLGELQAISLVYPLLVTLFSIPLLGEKVGVFRFVAVGVGFAGALIIVRPGGLPLDWGVGFAMIAAVLYSLYIVLTRKVSQYDKAPTSLAYTGIIGLVLSSGVGIFFWQPMAWPDVALVVTMMITTCLGHGVMIYALSLAPASTVQPFNYFALPWAIVLSMVVFGHYIDPISLLGAGIVVAAGLVVMARERIKRVRIVDGPILPGRE, from the coding sequence ATGTCCCTTTCCGCCATTGACGACAGGGCCGATAATGTCGGTCGGGCTATTGCTCTGACACTGTTCACCATTGCGGTGTTCGGGATACAGGACGCTATTTCCAAGCATCTGGTGCAGACCTATTCGCCGTTTCAGGTGACGATGATGCGCTATTGGGGCTTTGCCGCCTTCGCACTTTATATCGTGTCGCGACAGGCTGGGTTGCGTCAGGCGCTGTCGTCCAAGGTGCCGCTTTGGCAATTGCTGCGCGGCTCGCTGCTTATTATCGAGATCTGTATCTTTGCGCTGGCGCTGCAGACGGTGCCGCTGGGCGAGTTGCAGGCGATCTCGCTGGTCTATCCGCTGCTGGTGACGCTGTTCTCGATCCCGCTGCTGGGTGAGAAGGTTGGCGTGTTCCGCTTTGTGGCGGTGGGCGTAGGATTTGCCGGTGCGCTGATCATCGTGCGACCCGGAGGGTTGCCGCTGGACTGGGGTGTCGGCTTTGCAATGATCGCGGCGGTGCTCTATTCGCTTTATATCGTGCTGACCCGCAAAGTCAGCCAATACGACAAGGCGCCGACCAGCCTGGCCTATACCGGCATTATCGGGCTGGTGCTGTCGAGCGGCGTGGGTATTTTCTTCTGGCAGCCGATGGCCTGGCCGGATGTTGCGCTGGTGGTCACGATGATGATCACAACGTGTCTGGGCCATGGGGTAATGATCTATGCGCTGTCGCTGGCACCGGCGAGCACGGTGCAGCCATTCAACTATTTTGCACTGCCCTGGGCGATCGTGCTGAGCATGGTGGTGTTCGGCCACTACATCGACCCGATATCGCTGCTTGGTGCGGGAATCGTGGTTGCGGCGGGCCTAGTGGTGATGGCCCGCGAGCGGATCAAGCGCGTCAGAATTGTTGACGGCCCGATCCTGCCCGGGCGGGAGTAA